A single window of Nicotiana tomentosiformis chromosome 1, ASM39032v3, whole genome shotgun sequence DNA harbors:
- the LOC104118432 gene encoding peroxidase 44 encodes MILPYIFLCCVFHLVSAQLRVGFYNSTCPQAETIVRQAVQNQFNSDRSITAALLRMHFHDCFVRGCDASILIKSTKSKQSERNAGPNQTVRGFELIDKIKKSIETLCPSTVSCADIITLATRDAVAIAGGPSYAIPTGRRDGLVSNAADVNLPGPSFTVPQALQSFTNKGLSLNDMVTLLGAHTVGVAHCNFFQNRLSPVPDNTMDPSLAAQLLKTCSKSTATTFLDQNTSFTVDNQFFRQIMLQKGILKIDQELTLDNSSASIVSGFASNENTFRQSFSNAMIKMASIDILVGRAGEIRKNCGVFNPPNQKGHKVF; translated from the exons ATGATATTACCATATATATTTCTCTGTTGTGTTTTTCATTTAGTTTCAGCTCAACTTCGAGTTGGCTTTTACAATTCTACCTGTCCACAAGCTGAAACTATTGTACGACAAGCTGTGCAAAACCAGTTCAATAGCGACCGTTCCATCACTGCAGCTCTGCTTCGCATGCATTTTCATGACTGCTTTGTGAGA GGTTGTGATGCATCCATACTCATAAAGTCAACAAAGTCTAAGCAATCGGAAAGAAACGCTGGACCAAATCAAACAGTACGAGGTTTCGAGCTTATAGATAAAATTAAGAAAAGCATAGAAACATTATGCCCATCAACCGTTTCATGCGCTGACATAATAACACTAGCAACGCGGGATGCAGTAGCGATAGCTGGAGGTCCTAGCTATGCCATTCCAACTGGAAGGCGAGATGGCCTGGTTTCAAATGCAGCGGATGTAAACTTGCCAGGTCCATCATTTACAGTTCCACAAGCCCTCCAATCGTTCACAAACAAAGGGCTGTCCTTAAATGATATGGTGACCCTATTAGGAGCTCACACTGTCGGAGTTGCACACtgtaatttttttcaaaataggCTTTCTCCAGTACCTGATAACACCATGGATCCTTCTTTGGCTGCCCAACTCTTGAAAACTTGTTCAAAAAGCACCGCAACGACATTTTTGGATCAAAATACATCTTTCACGGTTGACAACCAGTTCTTTAGACAGATCATGTTACAAAAAGGCATTCTGAAGATTGATCAAGAGCTTACCTTGGATAATTCTAGTGCTTCAATTGTTTCAGGTTTTGCTTCCAACGAGAATACCTTCAGACAGAGTTTTTCAAATGCAATGATAAAAATGGCAAGTATTGATATTCTCGTCGGACGCGCTGGAGAAATTAGAAAAAATTGTGGGGTCTTTAATCCGCCAAATCAGAAAGGTCACAAGGTTTTTTAG
- the LOC138909091 gene encoding uncharacterized protein: MKILRGILSPIGKALHLDMASFQKTRGSVAKVKMQKTKPRPHHIWLGFDEKHDENGDGRWLDVQYENIPEYTSYCKDLAHKIQTCPVRQKDKENKKKKNNPKVNKEIPDQQNISENQPKVQNQQIQKEKHNKEGKDNNVRNHQNSKKHQTTGPNPLNDEWQTQRKRHFKGASNQQESNKNEEKTNAQCVDAVSANPTHVEKSASTICQELPQPDSPEISQPQKPLKPKQKPSQKKRRAMKRKGTNTIQHSADSDNNVTLPKEQPQNPGKIPRFEDENTSRAEGYRDKGIDNPSLQPLVNKRRNLEEKGAASSCEAQHQ, translated from the exons ATGAAAATTCTAAGAGGGATCCTATCTCCTATTGGAAAGGCACTTCACTTGGATATGGCATCTTTTCAAAAGACAAGGGGCAGTGTGGCAAAAGTCAAAATGCAAAAGACCAAACCAAGACCCCATCATATCTGGTTAGGATTTGATGAAAAACATGATGAAAATGGAGATGGACGGTGGCTAGATGTCCAGTATGAAAACATACCTGAGTACACCTCATACTGCAAAGACCTTGCTCATAAAATACAAACTTGTCCAGTCAGACAAAAGGataaggaaaataaaaagaagaaaaacaatccAAAAGTCAACAAGGAAATACCTGATCAGCAAAATATCTCTGAAAATCAACCAAAGGtgcagaatcaacaaattcaaaAAGAGAAACACAACAAAGAAGGTAAAGACAACAATGTTCGAAACCACCAAAATAGTAAGAAGCACCAAACCACAGGGCCCAACCCTTTAAATGATGAATGGCAAACACAGAGGAAGAGACACTTCAAAGG GGCAAGCAATCAACAGGAAAGTAACAAGAACGAAGAGAAAACTAACGCCCAATGTGTAGATGCAGTCAGTGCAAATCCAACTCATGTTGAGAAGAGTGCAAGTACTATCTGTCAAGAGCTACCCCAACCAGACTCTCCAGAGATATCTCAACCACAAAAA CCTCTCAAACCTAAGCAGAAGCCAAGCCAGAAAAAAAGGAGGGCAATGAAAAGGAAGGGTACCAACACCATTCAACACAGTGCTGATAGTGACAACAATGTTACCTTACCTAAAGAACAGCCTCAGAACCCAGGCAAGATACCaagatttgaagatgaaaatacgAGCAGAGCTGAAGGCTACAGGGACAAAGGGATTGATAATCCCTCATTGCAACCACTTGTGAACAAAAGAAGGAACTTGGAAGAAAAGGGAGCAGCTAGTTCTTGTGAAGCACAGCATCAGTAG
- the LOC138909090 gene encoding uncharacterized protein, with translation MITSEDNTNLTRDPTLQELKEVVFSVSANSATGPNGINELLSKMLNNLNQDQVFKDFYMEMRGPQMNHLSFADDIIISTSGCKAFLQKIMYILRNYEDTFGQRINSNKSHFMTPFCVFQYNVNIIQHITGFTRKGSPITYLGCPMYIGRKRIMYFNDLISKVISRIRRWQGTLLSYGGRRTLIKHVLQSMPIHLISVVSPAKTTLKQIERMSPNFFWGMEKDKKKYHWASWAKMSYPLHEGVIGIKSIQDVC, from the exons ATGATAACATCCGAGGATAATACTAATCTAACAAGAGATCCTACTCTGCAAGAACTCAAGGAGGTGGTTTTCTCTGTGAGTGCCAACAGTGCAACTGGTCCTAATGGGATAAATG AACTGCTTTCCAAAATGCTTAACAACCTCAATCAGGATCAAGTTTTCAAAGATTTTTACATGGAAATGAGGGGTCCACAGATGAACCACCTAAGCTTTGCTGATGATATTATCATATCCACCTCAGGTTGTAAAGCATTCCTTCAGAAAATCATGTATATACTGAGAAATTATGAAGACACTTTTGGGCAAAGAATCAACAGCAACAAGAGTCACTTCATGACTCCTTTTTGTGTCTTCCAGTACAATGTAAACATAATTCAACATATCACAGGCTTCACTAGAAAGGGTTCTCCAATTACTTACCTGGGATGCCCTATGTACATTGGAAGGAAAAGAATCATGTACTTCAATGATCTCATTTCTAAAGTCATAAGCAGAATCAGACGGTGGCAAGGTACGTTACTTTCCTATGGAGGCAGAAGAACTCTCATCAAACATGTGCTACAATCCATGCCTATTCATTTAATCTCAGTTGTATCTCCTGCTAAGACAACTCTGAAGCAGATTGAAAGAATGTCACCCAATTTTTTTTGGGGAATGGAGAAGGACAAAAAGAAGTATCACTGGGCCTCATGGGCTAAAATGTCCTACCCTTTACATGAAGGAGTAATAGgcatcaaatctatccaagatgTATGCTAA